Within the Gloeobacter kilaueensis JS1 genome, the region GGCGGTGACATCGTTGGCGATCGTGTAGCCAAAAAGATGGTCCAGCGCCGCCTCGGTGCTTACCCGCCGACAGGTGCGGCCTATTACCAGGGCCAGTTCACCCTCATAATCGACCCGCTCCGATTGGGGCGGATAGTAAATTTCAGCACCGGGAGCAGTGAGGGCCGAAGGGGGCTTCAAAAATAGCAGCGGCTCCGCCGGCACACCGCCGTCGCCCCGCAGTTGGGTCATCTCGGCGGCGTGGTCGCGGTAATTCTTGCCCACACAGACGATCTTGCCCGGCGTGCAGGGGGTGAGCAGTTTTACTTCTGCAAGGGCAACCGTCTCATCGGTCGGTTCTCCACCCAGCCAGGGGGGGCCGCTGAGGATGGCAATCTTACCGTCTGGCTCATCGAGCTGACCGTAGCGCGGGATAGCAGACCCGGAGCGACAAAAGCGAACAACGGACATCTTTTAACAACGGACAGGCACGGGGGCTATTCTCGCACGCGCCGGTGACCAGCAAAGCCACCCCCTAGCTTCCGACCAGTTCGATGCCGGACTGAATCGCCTTGAGTACGGCCTGGGTGCGGTTGGTGGCGCTCAATTTGAACATGATCCGCGTCATGTGGTGCTTGACGGTGTGGACGCTCAAAAACAGCGAGGCGGCAATTTGCTGGTTGGAGTAGCCCTGGCGGATGAGGGTCAGGATCTGCAGTTCGCGGTAGGAGAGGAGAGAGGCAGAACCGGTTCTCGCCACCTGGGCTGCCGAGAGGGTGCTCTTAGATGAGCGGGGCGATTCGGAGGCTTCTAAACAGGCCGGATCGATCCAGCGCCTGCCCTCGATCGTCTGGTGGATAGCCTGCAACAGGACCGACAGGGTCGAGCTGGTCGTCCAGACCGAGGCAGCACCCGCCGCAACCAGCGCTTTTACAGACTGGGCGTCGATCGAGCGCAGCAAAACCAGAATTCGGCCACCGGGCAGCCACTCGCGCAACCGCCGCACCAGATTCTGCTCGCGTTCACCGGCGGCACTCACCTCCAGGACGATCAGCCGGGCGAGCGGTGGCTCCGACAAAGGCTCAAGTTCGCTGCTGGTGAGCTGAGCTGCCACCCGCAGGGAGGTGTGATCTTTGATCAGTCTTTTGAAAGCGTAGCGGGTCAGGGGGTGATCGCTGATAAGGACCACGCCGCTCTCAGCACCGCCAGTTATCGAAGATGGGCACAGCATAGTAACGAAGCTCTCCGTGTATCAGTCGAAGCAACAGACCGCAGGGATGCCCTGTGCAACCTCATCGCGTTCAGCGCAGCGTAGCCGAGAAACTGAACCCGTTTTCCCCTTCATCGATACAGGCGAAAAAGCGCGGCGAAATGGTCCATCGTCGGCCAAAATACTTCTCGGGTGCGCGGAGAGTTTTTCGAGCAGATGTATGCTTGTTTGATATCCTTCGCAGGCGGCAAATCTGTGTCCACAGCAGATGTGACCGAGATGTTGGGGGAGTGGCAGGCAGGCAACCGCGCCGCTCTCGATCAACTCACGCCATTGATCTACGAGGAGTTGCGCTCGCTCGCCCGCTATTACATGCACTCCGAGCGCGGGGACCATACCCTGCAGGCAACAGCCCTGGTCAACGAAGCGTACCTGCGCCTCATCGATCTCAGTCGAATGTCCTGGCGCAGCCGTGCCCACTTCTTTGCTGTCGCCGCCCAGCTCATCCGCCACATCCTGGTCGATCACGCCCGCTCCCGTCAGGCGCTCAAGCGCGGCGGCAACCTGCAAAAACTCTCCCTCGATCAGTCCCTGGAAGTGAGCGCCGCTGAGCAGGATGTGGACCTCGTCGCCCTCGATGACGCCCTCGAAGCACTGGCCCAACTCAACCCACAGCAAAGCCGGGTCGTCGAGTTGCGTTACTTTGCGGGCCTCAGCATCGAGGAAACGGCTGAAGTCCTGGGTGTATCGGTAAGTACGATCAAGCGGCAGTGGGCGCTTGCCCGTAGCTGGTTGCACACCCGGCTGAGCGACTAGATGTCTGCTCGGTGGACCCGCCGTCACCTGCTGCACACCGGTCTATCGGGCCTGACCCTGGCGGGCTGTGGCCGGGTCAGCTCCGCCTACTTCGGTAACACCCTGCCGCCTGAGCGCGACATCCTGCGCGTCGGCAACGCCGCCGAACCGCGCTCCCTCGACCCGCACAAAGTCGAGGGAGCCCTGGGCGAATTGAATCTGTGCATGGCCCTCTTCGATGGCCTGAGCGAATATCATCCCCGTACCCTCGTTCCCCAGCCTGCCCTGGCCCTGGGCTGGTACCCCGAAAATCAGGCCCGCCGCTGGATCTTCAAACTGCGGCCCGGCGTGCGCTGGAACGACGGTACAGCCTGTAGCGCCCAGGATTTTGTCTACAGCTGGCGGCGCGCCCTCGATCCGGCCACCGGCTGCCCCTACGCGAATTTGCTTTATTATCTCAAAAATGGCCGGGCGATCAACGAGGGCAAACTGCCCACCGCTGCCCTCGGCGTCTCCGCTCCGGATCCGCTCACCCTGCGCGTCGAGATGGAAGGACCGGTCGCTTTCTTTCCACTTATCACCTCGTTTTTTATCTTCCGACCGGTGCCGGAGCAGGCAATCGTGGCCCACGGCGATGAGTGGACCCGACCGGGCAAGCTCGTCACCAACGGAGCCTTTACCCTTGCTCACCACCGCCCCTACGACGAGATCCGGCTCCTGCGCTCTCCAACTTACTGGGACCGCTCGAATGTCCGCCTTGCCGAGGCGGTCCTCCTGCCAATCGTCGAGGGTGCCCAAAACGTCAATCTGTATCTGACGGGCGAGCTGGACGTAACCGTGGGCGGGGTGCTGCCCCGGCCTCTGCTGCCGGAGTTGCGCCGCTACCGCGACTTTCGCGCCGACGGACGCTTTATCACCTATTACCTGAGCTTTAACTGCAGCCGCTCTCCCTTCGACCGCTCAGCCGTGCGAACCCTCTTAGGAAGCGCCATTGAACGGGACGAATTGGCCCGCCGCTACCTTAAAGGCGATGCCGTCGCCGCCACGAGCTTCATCCCGCCTGGCATTCCGGGCTACACCAGTCCCGGCTCTGCCCCTGCTTCTCCTCCGCGAAGATCTTTTCTGGAGCGCTTCACCATCCACTGCGCCAACCGCGAACCGGACCGGACAGTGGCTGCCGTTCTGCAGAGCCGCTGGAAGCAGCAGCTCGGGGCGGCTCCCCAGGTCAGTACCGAGGAACTGCAGACGTTTCTTGCCCGCATTCGCCGCCATGACTACGACGTGGCCGTCACCCGCTGGGGGGGCGACTACCTCGACCCGACCACCTTTTTAGACCTCTACGACGGTCTCGCCCCCAAGAACTACCCCGGCTGGGACGATTCGCTCTACCGGCAGCTTCTGGCGGTCGCGCGCCGCGAAGGCGATCCCCAGCAGCGCTACCACCTGCTTGCCCGCGCCGAAGCGCGGCTACTGGCCGAAGCTCCAATCTGGCCCCTGTTTCACACCGGCCTCGAATATCTGCAAAAGCCCTGGCTCACAGGCTGGGAACCCAACCTCCAGGATCTGCACCCCCTCAAGTACGTGGCGATCGATCGCAGCTGGCACTCTCCGTTCAACGCCAGTTCGGGATAAGAAAAGGCAGCCCCCAGGGGACTCGAAGTATTCAGTGACGCTCTCTGGCAGTCGTCGGCAGGTTCAACCCACTGCGAGATAGACTAAAGTAAGGATTCCTTACTTCACTACTGTAGAAGTTCACCATGCTTGCCAAACTCACGGCTAAGAACCAGTTGACCCTGCCCAAGGCGATAACCCAGGCTGTCGGTCCAGCCGAATACTTCGAGGTAGAAGTCAAAGACGGCCAGATCATCCTCACGCCTGTCCGCATCCAGCGGGCGGATGCCCTGCGGGCCAAGCTCGCCGAACTGGCGATCGAAGAGCAGGACATTGCTGATGCTGTAGCCTGGGCACGCCAGACACCACCCACGTCGCACAAATGACTCCGGTGCCTCGGGTGGTGCTGGAGACAAACGTTGTTCTCTCCGCCCTGATATTCGTCCAGGGCCGGCGTGCTCCGTTCCGCTATCAGTGGCAAGAGGAGCGCTTTCGACCGCTCCTCTCTCCCTTCACCGCAGCAGAGCTGATCCGTGCCCTCGGGTATCCTAAGTTCAAGCTTTCGATCGCGGATCAGCACGAGTTGCTGGCCGACCATCTGCCATACTGTGTCACCGTGAAGATACCTGACCAGCCGCCTGTGACTCCGCCCTGTCGCGATCCTCTCGATATTCCTTTTCTTGAACTGGCGATCGCAGGTGAAGCCGATTTCTTCGTCACCGGCGACAAGGATCTGCTGAGCCTCGCTGACACTTTTGCAGTGCCAATCGTCACACCTGAACACTTCCTCGCGCTGTTGACCGGCAATTAAGCCTATGAATACCATCTCCCGCAACAGCGATGAAAAGTTGTGTTTGGGGCTCCTTTAGGGGCTCAAAATGCTGACACCTAGTTCGTGCAAGCGCTTTAATGCCGGTCAGACGT harbors:
- a CDS encoding sigma-70 family RNA polymerase sigma factor, translated to MSTADVTEMLGEWQAGNRAALDQLTPLIYEELRSLARYYMHSERGDHTLQATALVNEAYLRLIDLSRMSWRSRAHFFAVAAQLIRHILVDHARSRQALKRGGNLQKLSLDQSLEVSAAEQDVDLVALDDALEALAQLNPQQSRVVELRYFAGLSIEETAEVLGVSVSTIKRQWALARSWLHTRLSD
- a CDS encoding AbrB/MazE/SpoVT family DNA-binding domain-containing protein — encoded protein: MLAKLTAKNQLTLPKAITQAVGPAEYFEVEVKDGQIILTPVRIQRADALRAKLAELAIEEQDIADAVAWARQTPPTSHK
- a CDS encoding peptide ABC transporter substrate-binding protein; translated protein: MSARWTRRHLLHTGLSGLTLAGCGRVSSAYFGNTLPPERDILRVGNAAEPRSLDPHKVEGALGELNLCMALFDGLSEYHPRTLVPQPALALGWYPENQARRWIFKLRPGVRWNDGTACSAQDFVYSWRRALDPATGCPYANLLYYLKNGRAINEGKLPTAALGVSAPDPLTLRVEMEGPVAFFPLITSFFIFRPVPEQAIVAHGDEWTRPGKLVTNGAFTLAHHRPYDEIRLLRSPTYWDRSNVRLAEAVLLPIVEGAQNVNLYLTGELDVTVGGVLPRPLLPELRRYRDFRADGRFITYYLSFNCSRSPFDRSAVRTLLGSAIERDELARRYLKGDAVAATSFIPPGIPGYTSPGSAPASPPRRSFLERFTIHCANREPDRTVAAVLQSRWKQQLGAAPQVSTEELQTFLARIRRHDYDVAVTRWGGDYLDPTTFLDLYDGLAPKNYPGWDDSLYRQLLAVARREGDPQQRYHLLARAEARLLAEAPIWPLFHTGLEYLQKPWLTGWEPNLQDLHPLKYVAIDRSWHSPFNASSG
- a CDS encoding fumarylacetoacetate hydrolase family protein, whose translation is MSVVRFCRSGSAIPRYGQLDEPDGKIAILSGPPWLGGEPTDETVALAEVKLLTPCTPGKIVCVGKNYRDHAAEMTQLRGDGGVPAEPLLFLKPPSALTAPGAEIYYPPQSERVDYEGELALVIGRTCRRVSTEAALDHLFGYTIANDVTARDLQGRDKQWTRAKGFDSFCPLGPRIVAELPADASLQTTLNGKLVQSTTIDQMVFSPSILLAYISAVMTLEPGDIVLTGTPAGIGPMQPGDEVRVTIAGIGTLTNTVVKQS
- a CDS encoding response regulator transcription factor, which codes for MVLISDHPLTRYAFKRLIKDHTSLRVAAQLTSSELEPLSEPPLARLIVLEVSAAGEREQNLVRRLREWLPGGRILVLLRSIDAQSVKALVAAGAASVWTTSSTLSVLLQAIHQTIEGRRWIDPACLEASESPRSSKSTLSAAQVARTGSASLLSYRELQILTLIRQGYSNQQIAASLFLSVHTVKHHMTRIMFKLSATNRTQAVLKAIQSGIELVGS
- a CDS encoding putative toxin-antitoxin system toxin component, PIN family, with amino-acid sequence MVLETNVVLSALIFVQGRRAPFRYQWQEERFRPLLSPFTAAELIRALGYPKFKLSIADQHELLADHLPYCVTVKIPDQPPVTPPCRDPLDIPFLELAIAGEADFFVTGDKDLLSLADTFAVPIVTPEHFLALLTGN